From the Opitutia bacterium genome, one window contains:
- a CDS encoding MFS transporter: MTPPPPPAATPPKEQTTWLERIGFASGTLPFNFGASGLNTIAYPIYNITLGMSPTLVGVVLGIGRLWDAFMDPVVGSMSDNYRSRWGRRRPFVAVGALLCALTFPLLWFVPLSWSANWAFGYFLVTALLFFTAFAVYGVPYLTLGYEMSTDSNERVRVTAVRAIVSKLTFFIVPWVFSVAQLPVFESTIAGMRTLGLIIGALFIVLAIPTVLFTRERYAKRAAAQAKIPLRASMRETLHNRPFLYLVGIVLGMLVGTNLVAQLGVYVNSYYVFAGDTVAGAMLHAKSQTLYAVAGMIAVPIVSRLATRHGKLRVVRWCIACGILASISKYFCYSREIPELQYVSMLLLSPSFSGFWVLVDPMKADVADYDEHQSGVRREGMYAAVANWFEKTVLTVAILVSGFVLDFSGFDVAKGGAQTPEALMTLRLIFAGVPAVLLAISLYLAIRYPLTDARVRTMKTELDQRAGATNA; encoded by the coding sequence ATGACGCCTCCGCCGCCGCCCGCCGCCACGCCCCCCAAAGAGCAGACGACCTGGCTGGAGCGGATCGGTTTCGCGAGCGGGACGCTCCCGTTCAACTTCGGTGCGTCGGGCCTCAACACGATCGCCTACCCGATCTACAACATCACGCTCGGCATGAGTCCGACGCTGGTGGGTGTCGTGCTCGGAATCGGACGCCTCTGGGACGCGTTCATGGACCCCGTCGTGGGATCGATGAGCGACAACTATCGCTCGCGCTGGGGACGGCGGCGACCGTTCGTTGCGGTCGGCGCGCTCCTCTGCGCGCTCACCTTTCCTCTGCTCTGGTTCGTTCCCCTCAGCTGGAGCGCGAACTGGGCGTTCGGCTATTTCCTGGTCACCGCGCTGCTTTTTTTCACGGCGTTCGCCGTTTACGGCGTGCCTTACCTCACGCTCGGCTATGAGATGAGCACCGACTCGAACGAGCGCGTTCGCGTCACGGCGGTGCGCGCCATCGTCTCGAAGCTCACGTTCTTCATCGTCCCGTGGGTCTTCTCGGTGGCGCAACTGCCCGTGTTCGAAAGCACCATCGCCGGCATGCGCACACTCGGGCTGATCATCGGCGCATTGTTCATCGTGCTCGCGATCCCGACTGTGCTGTTCACCCGCGAGCGCTACGCCAAGCGCGCCGCCGCCCAAGCCAAGATCCCGCTCCGTGCGAGCATGCGGGAGACGCTGCACAACCGGCCATTCCTCTACCTCGTCGGCATCGTGCTGGGCATGCTCGTCGGCACGAACCTGGTCGCGCAGCTCGGCGTCTACGTGAACAGCTACTACGTGTTCGCCGGCGACACTGTCGCGGGCGCGATGCTGCACGCGAAATCCCAGACGCTCTACGCGGTGGCCGGTATGATCGCCGTCCCGATCGTATCCCGCCTCGCCACGCGACACGGCAAACTCCGCGTCGTGCGCTGGTGCATCGCTTGCGGCATCCTCGCCTCGATCAGCAAATATTTCTGCTACAGCCGCGAGATCCCCGAACTGCAATACGTCTCGATGCTGCTGCTGTCGCCGAGTTTCTCGGGCTTCTGGGTGCTGGTCGATCCGATGAAGGCCGACGTCGCCGACTACGACGAGCACCAGAGCGGAGTGCGCCGGGAAGGCATGTATGCCGCAGTGGCCAACTGGTTTGAGAAGACGGTCCTCACCGTAGCGATTCTCGTGTCCGGATTCGTGCTCGATTTCTCCGGCTTCGACGTCGCCAAGGGCGGCGCGCAAACCCCCGAAGCGCTCATGACACTGCGCCTGATCTTCGCCGGCGTGCCCGCGGTGCTGCTCGCCATCAGCCTCTACCTCGCCATCCGCTACCCCCTCACCGACGCCCGGGTCCGCACCATGAAAACCGAACTCGATCAACGCGCCGGCGCCACCAATGCCTGA
- a CDS encoding Gfo/Idh/MocA family oxidoreductase — protein MPESPPIASRPRVALVGVSGYGVIHLQELQRLHAAGAIVLAACVAVDAPNHPELLRTLAANGCEIYTDFATMLRAQAGRLDLCCLPTPISCHAPMTLDALAAGANVLVEKPLTATLGEAAAIAEAERRSGRFVAVGFQDIYQPANEVLKAALLAGELGRLREIRILAARARPLSYYRRNNWAGRITSHGTPVHDSPVNNAFAHFVNLALFFAGAAPARSARVRHMQADLFRAQPIENFDTAVIHAQTDTGVAVKCYTTHSCAAELPQQLLLVGEHGTAEWTNNESVRITVQANTRHIPLPAANVTRPVMFDRVIARLSDARTPICGLECATEHVRLVELIQTTAAIRNVNPASVQRTALSGGDEQIAIAGIEDDFRAAYASGKTLAEMAPAWSRA, from the coding sequence ATGCCTGAGTCGCCGCCCATCGCCTCCCGTCCACGCGTCGCCCTAGTCGGTGTTTCCGGCTATGGCGTGATTCATCTTCAGGAACTGCAGCGCCTGCACGCTGCGGGAGCCATCGTCCTCGCCGCCTGCGTGGCCGTCGATGCGCCGAATCATCCCGAGCTGCTGCGCACGCTCGCCGCGAACGGTTGCGAAATCTACACCGACTTTGCGACGATGCTCCGCGCGCAAGCCGGTCGACTTGATCTGTGTTGCCTGCCGACGCCGATCTCGTGTCACGCCCCGATGACCCTCGACGCGCTCGCCGCCGGCGCGAACGTCCTCGTCGAAAAACCGCTGACGGCGACCCTCGGCGAGGCCGCCGCCATCGCCGAGGCCGAGCGACGCAGCGGCCGGTTCGTCGCCGTCGGTTTTCAGGACATCTACCAACCGGCAAACGAAGTCCTCAAAGCCGCCCTCCTCGCCGGTGAACTCGGCCGCCTGCGCGAAATCCGCATCCTCGCGGCGCGGGCGCGTCCGCTGAGCTACTACCGCCGCAACAACTGGGCCGGGAGGATTACGAGCCACGGCACGCCCGTGCACGACTCGCCGGTGAACAATGCCTTCGCCCATTTCGTCAACCTCGCCCTCTTCTTCGCCGGCGCGGCCCCCGCCCGCTCCGCGCGCGTGCGTCACATGCAGGCCGATCTTTTCCGCGCGCAGCCCATCGAGAATTTCGACACCGCCGTGATCCACGCGCAGACCGACACCGGCGTGGCCGTCAAATGCTACACGACGCACAGCTGCGCGGCGGAACTGCCGCAGCAACTCCTGCTCGTCGGCGAACACGGCACCGCTGAGTGGACGAACAACGAGAGCGTGAGAATCACGGTTCAGGCGAACACTCGGCACATCCCGCTGCCGGCCGCGAATGTCACGCGCCCGGTGATGTTCGATCGCGTCATCGCTCGCCTGTCGGATGCTCGCACGCCGATCTGCGGTCTCGAGTGCGCCACGGAGCACGTGCGCCTCGTCGAGCTGATCCAAACCACGGCAGCGATCCGAAACGTCAACCCCGCGTCAGTGCAACGGACCGCCCTGTCCGGTGGCGACGAGCAAATCGCCATCGCCGGGATCGAGGACGATTTTCGCGCCGCCTACGCGAGCGGGAAAACTCTCGCTGAAATGGCGCCGGCCTGGTCTCGGGCTTGA
- a CDS encoding MarR family transcriptional regulator — MGERSLSRFPFGEILREPRRAPDLFPALGPVADSPSHTVPVLCKAIRVLEAVAQSPADATTKSLAATLRISPTTCYRILKSFVAAGWLRPRAGGAFEISVGLVPLFRPLLRHEILLGAVREPITALVGETGLTAKLTVRQGDQAVTIHATQSPQAGAIASRVGAAVSLAIGSSGATFLGACPDTEVNRVLSAAPPEVWRLQRRADVLQRIREARRAGVCFDHGSYRAQLHTLSAPLFGAAGETVAVLTLLGSPLQLDSAVRSALVRELRQTAENCSQAARLDLPQPPHGAVIGAR, encoded by the coding sequence ATGGGCGAGCGATCACTGAGCCGCTTCCCTTTCGGGGAAATTCTCCGCGAGCCACGCCGCGCCCCGGATTTGTTTCCGGCTCTCGGTCCGGTGGCGGACTCGCCGTCCCACACGGTGCCGGTGCTCTGCAAGGCGATCCGTGTCCTCGAAGCGGTGGCGCAGAGCCCGGCCGACGCCACGACGAAAAGCTTGGCGGCGACGCTGCGAATCTCGCCGACCACGTGTTATCGCATTTTGAAATCGTTTGTTGCGGCGGGCTGGTTGCGACCGCGCGCCGGCGGGGCCTTCGAGATTTCCGTCGGCCTCGTGCCGCTCTTCCGGCCGCTGTTGCGTCACGAGATCCTGTTGGGCGCTGTGCGCGAGCCGATCACCGCACTGGTGGGCGAGACCGGTTTGACCGCGAAGCTCACGGTTCGGCAAGGCGACCAGGCGGTCACGATCCATGCGACGCAGTCGCCGCAGGCTGGCGCGATCGCGTCGCGGGTGGGGGCGGCCGTCTCGCTCGCGATCGGTTCCAGTGGGGCGACTTTCCTGGGCGCGTGTCCGGACACCGAGGTGAATCGCGTGCTGTCCGCAGCCCCGCCCGAAGTGTGGCGGCTGCAGCGACGGGCGGACGTGCTGCAGCGTATTCGCGAGGCGAGACGCGCGGGCGTTTGTTTTGACCACGGTTCGTATCGCGCGCAGTTGCACACCTTGTCGGCGCCGTTGTTCGGGGCCGCGGGAGAGACTGTCGCAGTGCTGACGCTCCTCGGTTCGCCGCTGCAATTGGATTCGGCGGTGCGTTCGGCGCTGGTGCGCGAGCTGAGGCAGACCGCAGAGAACTGTTCGCAGGCGGCAAGATTGGATCTGCCGCAGCCCCCACACGGCGCCGTCATCGGCGCGCGCTGA
- a CDS encoding SDR family oxidoreductase, with product MSNSGSSFFTNKVAVITGAGGTLCSAIAHELAQQGARVALLGRTAASLERAAQGIRAAGGTALVVPCDVTNREEVEQARSAISRELGECHLLINGAGGNQPDAVTTLTEFAASELTNHRTPGERGFFDLDLARFEDVVRVNTLGTVIPSQVFGREMAQLGRGSILNFASMNSYRPLTRVPAYAMAKAGIVNFTQWLAVYLAPAGVRVNAVAPGFFVNERSQKILMKPEGGLTARGQSVMAHTALKRFGEAHDLLGAVCWLLDDQRAAFVTGITVSVDGGFLASSGV from the coding sequence ATGTCAAATTCCGGTTCTTCCTTTTTTACGAACAAGGTCGCGGTGATCACCGGCGCGGGCGGCACATTGTGCTCCGCCATCGCCCATGAACTCGCCCAACAGGGCGCCCGCGTCGCGTTGCTGGGCCGCACGGCGGCGAGTCTCGAGCGCGCGGCGCAGGGGATTCGCGCGGCCGGCGGCACGGCGCTGGTTGTTCCGTGCGACGTCACGAATCGGGAGGAGGTCGAGCAGGCCCGCAGCGCGATCAGTCGGGAACTCGGGGAGTGCCATCTGTTGATCAACGGCGCCGGCGGCAACCAGCCCGATGCGGTCACGACATTGACGGAGTTTGCGGCGAGTGAATTGACGAACCACCGGACACCCGGCGAACGCGGTTTCTTCGACCTCGACCTGGCGCGTTTCGAGGATGTCGTGCGCGTCAATACTCTGGGCACGGTGATTCCGAGCCAGGTGTTCGGCCGCGAGATGGCGCAGCTCGGCCGCGGCTCGATCCTGAATTTCGCCTCGATGAACAGCTACCGGCCGCTCACGCGCGTGCCGGCCTACGCCATGGCGAAAGCGGGCATCGTGAACTTCACGCAGTGGCTCGCGGTTTATCTCGCGCCGGCCGGCGTTCGCGTGAACGCCGTCGCGCCGGGCTTTTTCGTCAACGAGCGCAGTCAGAAGATTCTGATGAAACCGGAGGGCGGTCTCACGGCGCGCGGGCAGAGTGTGATGGCGCACACGGCGCTGAAACGCTTCGGCGAGGCGCACGACCTGCTAGGCGCGGTGTGCTGGCTGCTCGACGATCAGCGCGCGGCATTCGTGACCGGCATCACGGTGTCGGTGGACGGCGGCTTTCTCGCGTCGTCCGGGGTGTGA